The genomic window TATTCCTGAATGCTTGGCAAAACGAATATCTTCGGCTGCGATCAAGGCACTTACTAAATATGGAGACAAATCCCGATAATCAACATTCGATCGGTTTTCAACATAATAATTTCCTAATATTTTACCATCAGAAGAAATTACTTCCGTAGCCAAGCTGCTTTGAGGGTTTTCCAATTCTTCGAAACTTGGCATTGGGCCAAACCATTCATTTGAAATCCCAATAAACATGAGTACCGCTATGAACAATAATGCTGAATATATAATCCAGAATTTCAATATGTAATTAAGAGATTTTGTCTTGTTACTTGCTTTTTGTTTCATTTACCAATAAATATAAGTCTAATAATTTGCAGACGATTTATCTATAATTATTCCAATGTCGGACAGGCCTTGAAGTTCATCTTCTCTCATTGCCTGAATAAAATCAATTTTATAAAGACCTGCATTCTGAAATTGCAAATACCGTCGGATAAGGATTTTGTTTTCTTTAATATTGCCATAGCCGTTTCCATACCATTTTCCTCTAAGATTAGCCAACATACATTCTATTGTATCTCGACTGACATTGCCATTTGGAAATTCAGTATTAACAAAAAAATAAATATTTCGATAAGCATACTCTTCTGAATGCCGGATATTAAGATAAAAATCGTACAAGGCAAGAGTATCAATTATTTCAAAACTAAAGTCGATGGGCTTATCCTTATCCCAACCACCAATAATAGCTTTATTCTCACTAATAACCAGATCAGCATCACATGAGTTCATTAAGACCAGTCCTGTTACAAGCAATAAAGAAATGTAAATTAGTTTTAGATTCATCGACTTTTAGTATTCTTTAAAATGATTTTTTCCTGCTTTTATTGTTTGGCTTTCTTTTTTTATCAAACCTATTTAAATCATCTAGTTCCATGATATCGCCAAAATCATTTTTCTCTTCAATAAATTCAGCAAAATCTTCCAAGTTTTGTGGCTTTTTATTCTTTTCATTCAAACTAATAATATGCTTTACCTTATCTAATGATAATGCAATAAAATTATTTGGATTGCTAACATAAGCATACCAAAGTTGTTTGTTAAAAACGTCGGATTTTTGATGAATTGCATCTCCTTTTAATGTTTTCAGGACCAAATCCTGATCGGGAAATTCTTTTAAAGCTTCGACATAGGTGTCGTATTCATAATTCAAACAACACTTTAACTTTGAGCATTGCCCGGCTAATTTTTGAGGATT from Bacteroidota bacterium includes these protein-coding regions:
- a CDS encoding gliding motility lipoprotein GldH, with the protein product MNLKLIYISLLLVTGLVLMNSCDADLVISENKAIIGGWDKDKPIDFSFEIIDTLALYDFYLNIRHSEEYAYRNIYFFVNTEFPNGNVSRDTIECMLANLRGKWYGNGYGNIKENKILIRRYLQFQNAGLYKIDFIQAMREDELQGLSDIGIIIDKSSANY